The Labilibaculum sp. sequence TTTAACCAATTCAAAATCAGCCGTTATACTACTTCTAAACACATCCAATTCTTTTATTCTATCAGTGTTTGCAAGTGTTTTTACAGGATTGAAACGAAGATTATTTCTATCGTCCGGATCAACTCCGCCTTCCATACCATCATCATTTACAGGATCAACCGGACGGAATGAGATCGCATCTTTTAAAATACTCACACGGTTACTTCCTGAAACCGTTTCACCCTCTTGTTTGATGTGTGAGTAGTTTACATTGAATCCGATCTTGATTTTATCCGTTAGATTATGATTCAGCTTTAAGCTTCCATTGTATTTTTTGTAGCCGGTATGAATCATCGTTCCTTCCTGGTTCATGAAATCCAATGAGGCATAATGTTTTGTTTTTTCGTTTCCGCCACTCATACTCACATTGTGATTTTGAATAATTGCTTCACGGAAAATTTTATCCTGCCAATTGGTTGATTTTGCATCACGATACAATTCAGGATCAACCCAATGTTCTTTAAAGCTTTCCAAATAAGAGCCACCTTGTCCTACAGCAACTTCCTCCTGTAATTTTACAAAATCGTATGCACCCATTACATCCACACGGTTAGGGACCCATTGCACCCCAACTGAACTTCTGACATTAATACGGGTGGGACCTGCTTTTCCACCTTTTGTGTTGATAATCACAACACCATTTGCTCCACGCGATCCGTAAATTGCAGTGGCCGAGGCATCCTTCAGCACATCAAAACTCTCAATATCACCAGTATTAATCGTACCGGCATCGAAATTCTCCATCGGAATTCCATCAATAACATATAAAGGAGAATTATCCCCGGTTACTGAATTTCCGCCACGGATTACAATTTGCATTCCCGAACCAGGAGTACCATCCGAAGCCATAACCTGCACCCCGGCCATACGACCCGCTAATGCCTGATCGAAATTAGCTACCGGTGATTTTGCCAGCTCTTCAGCTTTTACCGAAACAATTGCTCCTGTAACATCTTTAATATTCTTTTTCGCATAACCGACTACAACAACCTGATCCAATTGCTGCATATCCGATGCCATTACAATATCCAAGTTGGTTTTATCTCCAATTGTAATCTGCTGCGTTTCAAAACCGATAAAAGAAACTACAATAACAGCATTCTTACCTACATTGATCTGAAACTTACCATCAATGGAAGTTACGGTTCCATTTGTTGTTCCTTTTTCAAGGATACTAACTCCCGGTAATTCCATACCAGTATCGTCTAATACTGTCCCACTTATTAGTTTTCCTTGTGCATACGACAAAGAGGTCGTGAATGCAAGCACCAATACCAGTAAGTATTGTACTGCATTTCTCATTCTATTTTTTGATTTAATGAAGTTCATTTTCCCAAATTAAGATTGTTCATATCAGTTCGTTTATTTACGAACGGCTGTAACTTTCACTTTTGACAGAAAACATGTTCTTGTCAAATTCTTTAAAGAGTTTCCACTATGTATGGAACGAAAAGCAATCACAATGCTTTTGCCCATATACTTTTTCAAACTAATTGTCCTCTCAACGGCCTGATCTTGTTTATGGATACTTTCCAAATACAATTCATCCCACTGAGCTGTTTCCACATCGTCTGCGTAATTTTCCGAAATCAATACTTTCAACTCATTAGCATGATCCGTTCCGTATTTGGAATAGGCTTCGATTAAAAGTTCTGCTTTCTTACAATTCTCAAGTCCGATAATTTCCGATACCAACCAGTCATCATTCACCTGTTTGCCGGGAACCATAACGACTCCTCTTTTCGGGCTCCCGTCAATATCGTTCACACTCCAGTTTCCCCATCTACCTGTCCATTTTTTATTGTCAGCCTGAACAGGCTCCCCTTTTAGACTAATGGCAGTAAAATTTCCTGTCTTTGTTTCTCCGGCAGCAGGATTTAGGTCTTGCCAGCCATCTTCAAAAATCACTACATTCCCTTTGGTTTTTTCCTTTTCTGCTTTCGATGCGGCAAAACCGGAAAAAGAATGCAGACAGGTGATAGATACCAGTAAAACTACTGGTATCATCCTTGTGATATATTGTTTCTTTGTAATATTCATCCTGCTTATTTTTGGGTTCCCATCACCTGGAAATTCAAGATATAACTTGTACGTGTCAAGTTCGTAAGTACTCCAGCATCTGAATCAAGAAGGAAACTTTCGTGACGAAGTGCTATTGTAACAACTTTGCCATCAAACTTGCTTAGGTCGATTACTCTGCTTTGAGCCTTTGTGAAATTAAAGAAAGTTTCGAAACTCACTTCTTCCCAAACGGCAGCGTCTACATCTCCGGCATAGTTCTCAGAAACCAATAACCTGAGGGTATTATTTTCTGAAGTTCCATAGCGGGAATACCCTTCAAGATTAAGATATGCATTCACATGACTGGTCAAATCAACATCCGAAGCAATCAACCAATCATCGTTCTCGGTTTTTTCAGGAATCATAACCGCTCCGCGAACAGTCGTACCATTCTGGTCAATAACAGACCAGTTTCCCCAACCGCGGGTCCATTTGTTATTTGTAGCTTGTTTAGGAGCTTCCTTCGCGCTGAACTCAATCATATTACCCAAACGTGTTTCCCCTGCTGCAGGCATCAGTTCATCCCATCCGTCTTCGAAAATGCTTTCAACAACGGCTGCTTTTACCGTAACGGCAATCACATTGGTGAATGTTGCCTCACCAGCAAGGTTCGCTGCAACTACAGTCATAGGATAATCACCAATGGCCAGTGTATTTCCTTCAGGCAATGAAATAACACCTGTGGCTTCATCAATGGCAAATTCTCCATAATTATCAAGAAGCGAATAAGCAGGTGTTGAACCAGCAACCGCAGGCACATCAGTAGCAAATGCAAAACCTTGGTTCAGGGTATAATTGGTACTGGCATAAGTCAGATCAGTTGCAATAATTGCCTGGATAGCGATAACCTCAAATGAAAGCGCATCGGCAAACTCAACACTACCGTGTTCGTTAGTCACAACTACAGTTAAACTATAGGTATCGATTGCCAATGTATGGCCTTCAGGCAATGATACAAGTCCTGTTGAAGGATCGATAGAGAAGGCTCCAAAATCATTCTTTAAAGAATAAGTAAACGGACCGGTTCCTTTACATGCGGCTTCCACTGATTGTTTAGCCTGTGTTTGCTGCACACCTAAATATGTTGTGGTAGAGTAAACAAGATCGTATGGTAAGGTTTGAACATCTATTCTCACCACTTCGTCAAACGTTTGCTCACCTGTTACATTTGCTGCCACTACAGATAGTCTGTATTCTCCGGCTTCGATTTTAGAATCTGCGGCCAAAGAAATTTCACCCGTTGCGGCATCGATCATGAAATCTGAAACTTCAGACAAAGCAAAAGTAACAGGTTTCGTTCCTTTAAATTCAGGAATTGCCGTTTTCTGTCCTTCAACACCACGCACAATAATCTGAT is a genomic window containing:
- a CDS encoding surface glycan-binding family protein — protein: MNYSNDCKSKWRFGSNWLAIIFALLSVVTFSCDDESESAKELLAPSDLRYASVTEVYEGKVMESAIPVVFSDSQPIYSIAGGTAEDGGVYVDGEFQIVDTTGILKLNAGNQLIAGSYSLDIKVSNGAGEIIFPNAFELTILPSAIEGLQYSPLNQIIVRGVEGQKTAIPEFKGTKPVTFALSEVSDFMIDAATGEISLAADSKIEAGEYRLSVVAANVTGEQTFDEVVRIDVQTLPYDLVYSTTTYLGVQQTQAKQSVEAACKGTGPFTYSLKNDFGAFSIDPSTGLVSLPEGHTLAIDTYSLTVVVTNEHGSVEFADALSFEVIAIQAIIATDLTYASTNYTLNQGFAFATDVPAVAGSTPAYSLLDNYGEFAIDEATGVISLPEGNTLAIGDYPMTVVAANLAGEATFTNVIAVTVKAAVVESIFEDGWDELMPAAGETRLGNMIEFSAKEAPKQATNNKWTRGWGNWSVIDQNGTTVRGAVMIPEKTENDDWLIASDVDLTSHVNAYLNLEGYSRYGTSENNTLRLLVSENYAGDVDAAVWEEVSFETFFNFTKAQSRVIDLSKFDGKVVTIALRHESFLLDSDAGVLTNLTRTSYILNFQVMGTQK